A single window of Montipora capricornis isolate CH-2021 chromosome 14, ASM3666992v2, whole genome shotgun sequence DNA harbors:
- the LOC138032586 gene encoding somatostatin receptor type 2-like: MVDSNNFYSVFNFIMIAYIPFHIFGFIGNILIIRIVHKTREMHTTTNYLLANLAASDSIIILMSSFYLVCFGHPDFVASLDDDFVKISCKFVVVMYISVTSSAFTLTLLAVERYHAILKPFTSNLRLHEESIKRAIFVIWFLSIVIGFPGFFLVGSSKKYSCIGSSGVEIYSLIYSTFTAYIPTVVFFFCYGSLIKGLYFSGTICAENTNEDNSEKRKLLVTFILATSGFLIGYGPITVLDAVCLRMEISDGLSLKLFYIFGLVFNLILCLNPVLYAFRSSNFKEGFKRVLFSRCLRSSTQQNENQLA, encoded by the coding sequence ATGGTTGATTCCAATAACTTTTACTCTGTCTTCAACTTCATCATGATTGCGTACATTCCATTTCATATTTTTGGCTTCATTGGCAACATATTAATCATTCGAATTGTCCACAAGACACGAGAAATGCATACGACAACGAACTATCTCTTAGCGAACTTGGCGGCAAGCGATTCAATTATCATCTTGATGTCTTCGTTTTATTTGGTGTGCTTTGGTCATCCTGATTTCGTAGCATCACTGGACGACGACTTCGTCAAAATCTCttgtaagtttgttgttgttatgtaCATTTCGGTAACTTCTTCAGCCTTTACTCTCACACTACTGGCAGTGGAAAGATATCACGCCATACTGAAACCTTTTACGTCGAATTTACGCTTGCACGAAGAGAGTATCAAACGAGCAATCTTTGTCATTTGGTTTTTAAGCATTGTCATCGGTTTTCCAGGATTCTTCCTTGTAGGGAGCAGCAAAAAATATTCATGCATTGGTTCATCTGGAGTCGAAATTTATTCCCTCATATATTCAACGTTCACTGCATACATTCCCAcagtggttttctttttttgttatggATCCCTGATAAAAGGATTGTATTTTTCTGGCACGATATGCGCCGAAAATACCAACGAAGACAattctgaaaaaaggaaactacTTGTCACCTTCATACTGGCAACCAGTGGATTTCTCATTGGTTACGGCCCGATCACTGTATTAGACGCCGTTTGTCTCAGGATGGAGATAAGCGATGGATTGTCCCTAAAACTTTTTTATATCTTCGGTTTGGTATTTAACCTTATTTTATGTCTTAATCCCGTATTATACGCTTTTCGCAGTTCAAATTTTAAAGAGGGATTCAAGCGAGTATTGTTCTCTCGGTGTTTACGGTCATCAACACAGCAGAATGAGAATCAGTTGGCATAA